The Streptomyces camelliae genome window below encodes:
- a CDS encoding SDR family NAD(P)-dependent oxidoreductase, which yields MAASRNGGPPPAVDPEESGSPMADEDKLRAYLKRATTDLQEARRRLQQVESDKREPIALVAMSCRYPGDVRTPDDLWRTVAEGHDAIGEFPSDRGWAVDELYDVDPDSVGKSTTRQGGFLYDAGHFDAGFFGISPRESLAVDPQQRLLLTLAWEAVERAGILPAALRGEQVGVFTGVMYSDYGTRIHQPSEEFEGYLVQGSAASIASGRIAYTFGFHGPAVTVDTACSSSLVAIHLAAQALRRGECTLALAGGVTVMATPNTFVEFSRQRGLAPDGRCKAFSARADGTGWSEGAGVLLLEKLSDARRNGHPVLAVIRGSAVNQDGASSQLTAPNGPAQQRVIRQALADAGLSAAEVDVVEAHGTGTALGDPIEAEALIATYGRERSGDRPLWLGSLKSNIGHTQAAAGVGGVIKMVEAIRHGEIPRTLHVDEPSPHVDWSAGTVRLLTEARRWQSSGPRRAAVSSFGISGTNAHVILEQAPDEESSAPREETTLPLLLSARSPEAVREQAARLHAHLTAQPGIGAGDAAYTLAAARTAFRHRAVVLGTDRDGLLSALEALAQDKPSADVVSGVSPDHTGKAVFVFPGQGSQWVGMGRELLAGEPVFAERLGECAAALEPFTGWSVVDVLRGVGQAPSLERVDVVQPVLFAVMVSLAALWREFGVRPAAVVGHSQGEIAAACVAGALSLEDAARVVALRSRAIRALAGKGGMLSVAASADRVAVLVAGWSGRLALAAVNGPGAVVVSGDGEALEELAERCAGEGIRTRRVPVDYASHSAHVEAIEEEIRSALAPVVPRSPEIPVFSTLTGDWAEPTAFDADYWYRNLRHPVRFGPATQALAASGHTVFIEVSAHPVLVMGIQETLDAADLPSTAFGTLRRDQGGLRQFTEAVGHAHLAGLPVHWGRLAADGARTVELPTYPFQEERLWLDAESALSDAGELGLLAVGHPLLGAAVDLTDGGTVLTGRLSAAAQPWLADHAVFDTVLLPGTALLELAIRLGDEVRCPHVDELTLEAPLVLPEHGPLRIQLVAEASDDSGRRAFTVHSRSDDDLPWQQHASGVLAPDDTAAAPLPVPATWPPTGARRVELDGLYAGLAATGYGYGPTFQGLRALWQDGDDLYAEVELADASAAEAARYGIHPALLDAVLHALCSDRPDTVRLPFAWAGVRLHASGATAVRARLGRTGPDRVTLTLTDATGAPVLTVDSLTLRATDAARLADRRHSPDALLAPHWRPAALDQATPVAVSAWALLGDAPLGDPSRAAADTPRRHRHLNGLRAELASGTTAPEIVLLPVDAVAVPTAGAAAGTLVDPAAPDTTKATVLTVLTAVQQFLASPELAESRLVLLTHGAVAAAPGETVDNPAAAAVWGLVRTAQSEHPGRLVLADLDAPDAAPELLAAALGGEEPQFAIRAGEVLLPRLIRTGEQGRLAPPADASNWKLDTTGRGTFENLALVPSTDDTRPLEPGEVRVAVRAAGLNFRDTLIALGMYPGEAALGGEAAGTVVETAPDVTGLAPGDRVMGLFPRGGIAPLAVTDHRLLGRIPRGWTYTQAACAPVVYLTAYYGLRDLADVRQGESLLIHAVTGGVGMAAVQLARHWGLEVYGTASPGKWGTARTLGLDGERLASSRNLEFEERFRAATGGRGVDVVLNSLAREFVDASLRLLGPRGRFLEMGKTDIRPAADLAVAHPGVAYHPYDLVLDAGPDRIGEMLGELADLFDRGVLTPLPVTTWDAAQTPAAFRHLAQARHTGKLAVVLPPRLTPAHTVLITGGTGTLGALTARHLVTRHGVRHLLLVGRQGERAPGAAELQEELTALGAEVTIAACDAADPDDLAALLARIPAEHPLTAVVHAAGVLDDATVDRLTPEQFDRVLRAKADAAWNLLRLTRDADLSAFVVFSSLAGVLGSPGQGNYAAANAYLDALVQHRRGQGLPATSLVWGLWTQASGMTGAMNAADVRRVSALGIRPVEPTEGLARFDAALVHGGAVLVPADPDTAALRAAEPMSVPPLLRDLAHHTVRPAAHTARPTGGAVLDGMDETEQHRYLVDLVRTHAATVLGHATAEAIDAAQEFKKIGFDSLTAVELRNRLATATGLRLPATLVFDHPTPTGLAAELRTRLAPADSTPSVLDELDRVAARLHTADVDADTRTAIGERLGALLRSWTTPPDGADDQPAEDLGSATDEELFSVIENELGIS from the coding sequence CCCTCCGCGGCGAACAGGTGGGCGTGTTCACGGGCGTCATGTACAGCGACTACGGCACCCGCATCCACCAGCCCTCCGAAGAGTTCGAGGGCTACCTCGTGCAGGGCAGCGCCGCCAGCATCGCCTCCGGCCGGATCGCCTACACCTTCGGCTTCCACGGCCCGGCGGTGACGGTGGACACGGCGTGCTCGTCGTCGCTCGTCGCGATCCACCTGGCCGCCCAGGCGCTGCGGCGCGGTGAGTGCACCCTCGCCCTCGCCGGCGGTGTGACCGTCATGGCCACCCCCAACACCTTCGTGGAATTCAGCCGCCAGCGCGGACTCGCCCCCGACGGCCGCTGCAAGGCCTTCTCCGCGCGGGCCGACGGCACCGGCTGGAGCGAGGGCGCCGGGGTGCTGCTCCTTGAGAAGCTGTCGGACGCGCGACGCAACGGGCACCCCGTCCTGGCGGTGATCCGGGGCAGCGCCGTCAACCAGGACGGCGCCAGCAGCCAGCTCACCGCGCCGAACGGTCCGGCCCAGCAGCGGGTGATCCGGCAGGCGCTGGCGGACGCGGGTCTGTCGGCGGCCGAGGTGGACGTGGTCGAGGCGCACGGTACCGGTACGGCGCTGGGCGACCCGATCGAGGCCGAGGCGCTCATCGCCACGTACGGCCGGGAGCGGTCCGGGGACCGGCCGTTGTGGCTGGGTTCGTTGAAGTCGAACATCGGGCATACGCAGGCGGCGGCCGGTGTCGGTGGTGTGATCAAGATGGTGGAGGCCATCCGCCACGGCGAGATACCGCGGACGCTGCATGTGGATGAGCCCTCCCCGCACGTGGACTGGTCCGCGGGCACGGTCCGGCTGCTGACAGAGGCCCGGCGGTGGCAGTCCTCCGGTCCGCGCCGGGCGGCGGTTTCGTCCTTCGGGATCAGCGGCACCAACGCCCATGTGATCCTCGAACAGGCCCCCGACGAGGAGTCCTCCGCCCCGCGAGAGGAGACGACGCTTCCGTTGCTGCTGTCGGCGAGGTCGCCGGAGGCGGTGCGGGAACAGGCGGCCCGGCTGCATGCGCACCTGACGGCCCAGCCCGGGATCGGGGCCGGGGACGCGGCCTACACGCTGGCCGCCGCCCGTACGGCGTTCCGGCACCGAGCCGTCGTCCTGGGCACCGACCGCGACGGACTGCTGAGCGCTCTCGAAGCCCTCGCGCAGGACAAGCCGTCCGCCGACGTGGTGTCCGGCGTATCCCCCGACCACACGGGCAAGGCCGTGTTCGTCTTTCCGGGGCAGGGGTCGCAGTGGGTCGGGATGGGCCGGGAGTTGCTGGCGGGTGAGCCGGTGTTCGCGGAGCGTCTTGGTGAGTGTGCGGCGGCGTTGGAGCCGTTCACCGGGTGGTCGGTGGTGGATGTGCTGCGGGGGGTGGGGCAGGCGCCGTCGCTGGAGCGTGTGGATGTGGTGCAGCCGGTGTTGTTCGCGGTGATGGTGTCGCTTGCGGCCCTGTGGCGGGAGTTCGGGGTGCGGCCGGCTGCTGTGGTGGGGCATTCGCAGGGTGAGATCGCGGCGGCGTGTGTGGCGGGTGCGTTGAGTCTTGAGGATGCGGCGCGTGTGGTGGCGTTGCGCTCCAGGGCGATCAGGGCGCTTGCCGGGAAGGGCGGCATGTTGTCGGTGGCGGCTTCTGCCGATCGGGTGGCCGTTCTGGTTGCCGGGTGGTCGGGGCGGTTGGCGCTGGCTGCTGTGAACGGGCCTGGTGCGGTGGTGGTGTCCGGTGACGGTGAGGCGTTGGAGGAGCTGGCGGAGCGTTGTGCGGGGGAGGGTATCCGTACGCGTCGGGTTCCTGTCGACTATGCCTCGCACTCGGCTCATGTCGAGGCCATCGAGGAGGAGATCCGCAGTGCTCTGGCCCCGGTCGTTCCCAGGAGTCCGGAGATCCCGGTGTTCTCCACCCTGACCGGCGACTGGGCCGAACCGACCGCCTTCGACGCCGACTACTGGTACCGCAACCTGCGCCACCCGGTGCGGTTCGGCCCGGCCACCCAGGCCCTCGCCGCATCTGGCCACACCGTGTTCATCGAGGTCAGCGCCCACCCGGTGCTGGTGATGGGCATCCAGGAAACGCTGGACGCGGCCGACCTGCCCAGTACCGCCTTCGGCACCCTGCGCCGTGACCAGGGCGGACTGCGGCAGTTCACCGAGGCCGTCGGGCACGCCCACCTGGCCGGCCTCCCCGTCCACTGGGGCCGACTCGCAGCCGACGGCGCGCGCACGGTCGAGCTGCCCACCTACCCGTTCCAGGAGGAACGCCTCTGGCTGGACGCCGAGTCGGCGCTGTCCGACGCGGGCGAACTGGGACTGCTCGCCGTCGGCCATCCGCTGCTGGGGGCCGCCGTCGATCTCACCGACGGCGGTACGGTCCTCACCGGACGGCTCTCGGCCGCCGCCCAGCCCTGGCTCGCCGACCACGCCGTCTTCGACACGGTCCTGCTGCCCGGCACCGCCCTGCTCGAACTGGCCATCCGCCTCGGCGACGAGGTGCGCTGCCCGCACGTCGACGAACTCACCCTGGAGGCACCGCTCGTCCTGCCCGAGCACGGCCCCCTGCGGATCCAACTGGTGGCCGAGGCATCCGACGACAGCGGGCGACGCGCCTTCACCGTGCACTCCCGCTCCGACGACGACCTGCCCTGGCAGCAGCACGCGTCCGGCGTCCTCGCCCCGGACGACACGGCGGCCGCACCCCTGCCCGTCCCCGCGACCTGGCCCCCGACCGGCGCCCGACGTGTCGAACTGGACGGTCTCTACGCCGGGCTGGCCGCCACCGGGTACGGCTACGGTCCCACCTTCCAGGGCCTGCGGGCGCTGTGGCAGGACGGCGACGATCTGTACGCCGAGGTCGAACTGGCCGACGCGTCCGCCGCCGAGGCCGCACGGTACGGCATCCACCCCGCACTGCTGGACGCCGTACTGCACGCGCTCTGCTCCGACCGGCCGGACACCGTCCGGCTGCCCTTCGCCTGGGCCGGCGTCCGGCTGCACGCGAGCGGCGCCACCGCCGTCCGGGCCCGGCTCGGCCGCACCGGGCCCGACCGGGTCACCCTCACGCTCACCGACGCCACCGGAGCGCCGGTGCTCACCGTCGACTCGCTCACCCTGCGCGCCACCGACGCCGCACGGCTCGCCGACCGCCGGCACAGCCCCGACGCGCTGCTCGCCCCGCACTGGCGACCGGCCGCGCTGGACCAGGCCACACCGGTGGCCGTCTCCGCCTGGGCCCTCCTGGGGGACGCCCCGCTCGGCGACCCGAGCCGGGCGGCGGCCGACACCCCACGCCGCCACCGCCACCTGAACGGCCTCCGCGCCGAGCTGGCGTCCGGTACGACGGCGCCGGAGATCGTCCTCCTGCCCGTCGACGCGGTGGCCGTCCCGACGGCGGGCGCCGCCGCCGGGACCCTGGTCGATCCGGCAGCCCCGGACACCACCAAGGCCACCGTCCTCACCGTGCTGACGGCCGTACAGCAGTTCCTCGCCTCGCCCGAGTTGGCGGAGAGCCGACTCGTCCTGCTCACCCACGGTGCCGTCGCCGCGGCCCCCGGGGAGACGGTGGACAACCCGGCCGCCGCCGCCGTATGGGGTCTGGTGCGTACCGCTCAGTCCGAGCACCCCGGGCGGCTCGTGCTGGCCGACCTCGACGCGCCGGATGCCGCGCCGGAGCTCCTCGCCGCCGCGCTCGGCGGCGAGGAACCACAGTTCGCGATCCGGGCCGGCGAGGTCCTGCTGCCCCGGCTGATCCGCACCGGCGAACAGGGGCGGCTCGCCCCGCCGGCCGACGCGTCCAACTGGAAGCTCGACACCACCGGCAGGGGCACCTTCGAGAACCTCGCCCTCGTCCCGTCCACCGATGACACCCGTCCCCTCGAACCCGGTGAGGTCCGGGTCGCCGTCCGCGCCGCCGGCCTGAACTTCCGCGACACCCTGATCGCCCTCGGGATGTACCCCGGCGAGGCCGCGCTCGGCGGCGAAGCCGCCGGAACCGTCGTCGAGACCGCCCCCGACGTCACCGGGCTGGCACCCGGGGACCGGGTGATGGGCTTGTTCCCCCGCGGAGGCATCGCACCCCTCGCCGTCACCGACCACCGCCTGCTCGGCAGGATCCCCCGCGGCTGGACGTACACGCAGGCCGCCTGCGCCCCCGTCGTCTACCTCACCGCCTACTACGGGCTGCGCGACCTCGCCGACGTACGGCAGGGCGAGTCCCTGCTGATCCACGCCGTCACCGGCGGAGTCGGCATGGCCGCTGTGCAACTCGCCCGCCACTGGGGCCTGGAGGTGTACGGCACCGCCAGCCCCGGCAAGTGGGGCACCGCCCGCACCCTCGGCCTGGACGGTGAACGGCTCGCCTCCTCCCGGAACCTGGAGTTCGAGGAGCGGTTCCGCGCCGCCACCGGAGGGCGGGGCGTGGACGTGGTGCTCAACTCCCTCGCCCGTGAGTTCGTCGACGCCTCGCTCCGGCTGCTCGGCCCCCGCGGACGGTTCCTGGAGATGGGCAAGACCGACATCAGGCCCGCCGCCGACCTGGCCGTCGCGCACCCGGGAGTCGCCTACCACCCGTACGACCTGGTGCTGGACGCCGGACCCGACCGGATCGGCGAGATGCTCGGCGAACTCGCCGACCTCTTCGACCGAGGTGTCCTCACCCCCCTGCCCGTCACCACCTGGGACGCAGCCCAGACACCCGCCGCCTTCCGCCACCTCGCCCAGGCCCGCCACACCGGCAAACTGGCCGTGGTGCTCCCGCCGCGCCTCACCCCCGCCCACACCGTCCTGATCACCGGCGGCACCGGCACCCTGGGCGCCCTCACCGCCCGCCACCTGGTCACCCGGCACGGCGTACGGCACCTGCTGCTCGTCGGCCGGCAGGGCGAACGGGCACCCGGCGCGGCCGAACTGCAGGAAGAACTCACCGCGTTGGGCGCCGAGGTCACCATCGCCGCCTGTGACGCCGCCGACCCCGACGACCTGGCGGCCCTGCTCGCCCGCATCCCGGCCGAGCACCCGCTGACCGCGGTCGTCCACGCGGCCGGCGTCCTCGACGACGCCACCGTGGACCGGCTCACCCCCGAACAGTTCGACCGTGTCCTGCGTGCCAAGGCCGACGCCGCCTGGAACCTGCTTCGGCTGACCCGCGACGCGGACCTGTCGGCGTTCGTGGTCTTCTCCTCCCTCGCCGGCGTCCTCGGCAGCCCCGGCCAGGGCAACTACGCGGCCGCCAACGCCTATCTGGACGCACTCGTCCAGCACCGCCGCGGCCAGGGACTTCCGGCCACCTCCCTGGTCTGGGGCCTGTGGACCCAGGCCTCCGGCATGACCGGCGCGATGAACGCGGCCGACGTACGGCGGGTCTCGGCACTCGGCATCCGCCCGGTCGAACCCACCGAAGGCCTGGCCCGGTTCGACGCGGCCCTCGTCCACGGCGGCGCCGTCCTCGTCCCGGCCGATCCCGACACCGCCGCGCTGCGCGCCGCTGAGCCCATGTCCGTGCCACCGCTGCTGCGCGACCTGGCCCACCACACCGTACGGCCCGCCGCGCACACCGCGCGACCCACCGGGGGCGCGGTCCTGGACGGCATGGACGAGACCGAACAGCACCGGTATCTGGTCGACCTGGTCCGCACCCATGCGGCCACCGTCCTCGGGCATGCCACGGCCGAGGCGATCGACGCGGCACAGGAGTTCAAGAAGATCGGCTTCGACTCGCTGACCGCCGTCGAACTGCGCAACCGGCTCGCCACCGCGACCGGGCTGCGACTGCCCGCGACGCTGGTCTTCGACCATCCCACGCCCACCGGGCTGGCCGCCGAACTGCGCACCCGGCTCGCCCCCGCCGACTCCACCCCGAGCGTCCTCGACGAACTCGACCGGGTCGCCGCCCGGCTGCACACCGCCGACGTCGACGCCGACACCCGTACGGCCATCGGCGAACGGCTCGGTGCATTGCTGCGCTCCTGGACCACCCCGCCCGACGGCGCCGACGACCAGCCCGCCGAGGACCTCGGCTCCGCCACCGACGAAGAACTGTTCAGCGTGATCGAGAACGAGCTCGGAATCTCCTGA